A genomic region of Ammospiza nelsoni isolate bAmmNel1 chromosome 3, bAmmNel1.pri, whole genome shotgun sequence contains the following coding sequences:
- the CASP8AP2 gene encoding CASP8-associated protein 2 isoform X1: MAADEDGLGLYDIRYSGEKSETSPFREGDESSVDIYDGLDSSLSVSDNFAPNTTPSRSSLNLFDEILIEEGTAKKASYDELQAEYGKCQQQIKELMKKFKEIQAQNIILQNENQALKKNISALIKTARVEINRKDEEISHLHQRLSEFPNHRSVFTRTYLPGATKTKDSKFRPSDFGDNMKMEHRMKNDCSKDAYHSYSSHNTDSGKCGSEKRNTPLLPRYPPEELCNDGTHTCALSYDHTSTKESRKERKETKSNEQHSRGSGSKYKREVHQSTGNDGDSEEGNVDPQQKLKTLSEKASKNELQQKSQSTKLKCSPSVERRVERGVSSWEKQTAGKDRFQARGELYADERSQNVLKKDNKTHDKGEKHAGQKNKPNEKLQEQARRPSRGSSPHSKNDHSKSLHESHKCRAEESRKVKHTDCKRDRGTDDHGSREGRTSPSNSSSREHKYARLKESSSRHEWETAHSKSERHRTEEKRKREREDQDENRHFRNEKKVAKEFSHQSVKDSKKGTHGTKSERNKSSKLEETSRVAGTLKDDKVPKTKGNHTGQKNKDLKLSFMEKLNLTLSPNKKQCLSAMDGLKTPSQKATDEGGAELTLQAELLDCAHPVDCGPTGHSHSALQVLDTAAQSSMEPALPVAASSGNGASKAAADPARAEAVPAVTADEPSSETLPEEEEGGQVQPQALPAAAKVLVPDEMDSETPSEAAETCDPAELEGSVKTAAMTGLKHPECLPLEVTGSVAECEELPVTEGEMQDDYVPAAQVAGPEPASASMGDLLESAEKKEEDKIWLAADTESSADQSGSQNAGLDDSEARSSGDLESSDIADDSSETKPDSLMEVVRDDDHLAAENVDYPIEEKSICEVNTSTSHSLDRTRISDKEEPLVDQNTCDLGPDLADNSTATASCLSGETCPVTKERVLINPISVDDDSSILSIDLNHLRYIPKAISPLNSPIRPLARALKMESPCKGLVKTYNKDLMPESTVVICPSKNLSKEVNKENQKPVSMSDEHLEMESRLSISSDEIEEGEIISSDEDKERSKPERGSENTKKSRPKASSEARNLTSSPQNQNSKTVHCNEDNGKFVSVQVSTQKNRERHKNQTFRSSKNMKKNKTVSIACLEKIVHVIVEPSNIQEIMQMLRAIRKQMRKSYMKFKVHFPVQHFHRIIESGIINFTALIRYLNFSKMCALGDTLKLNICDIIESKLKQVKKNAIVDRLFDQQVSDMKKQLWKFVDEQLDYLFEKIRRIIIKLCDVENESEEGKFERVGKQNHKISHKNDVERSRKKSPKEGSHKPEEYISKQSVDYEQSNCHHEKNKPGAPKTALTKCLNSIDNTRNSQTKVHLSKENNLQNTLTPLKGVKYEKEGLQLSRDANKSELSYELLTEQQASSLTFNLVSDAQMGEIFKSLLQGSDLLEKNGGSINRNDSEFRTPEKQFLDSHKYRDNTAELEQDISAKEACMDCKLDEDISWTIVSPVRAPSLASRSQMPVDPDVLDESCMFEVSTNSASCKEDECNLQKNKSCISSILLEDLAVSLTIPSPLKSDAHLSFLKPENNSSSAPEGVVSAHYSEDALLGEEDATEQDIHLALESDNSSSKSSCSSSWTSRPVAPGFQCRPSLPMQAVIMEKSNDHFIVKIRRAVPSASPASEQMTPVKEAQASSARTGKGEMRTGGKEKDSQSATVKGTVKPDVVNMDHLPHVSTEQEQNSALAQPLKESHSSVEKEETTGLLVTSRKSSDKESHDTESPDKGSEQSEAQKLQVSENINEMHVRSQDSFPAGCSKKSCITDGIVGGASCHTVESRADNRTQETSTGNSEVSDKKEELEECLDSSADLTEELSDETVAGECDLETKPCSKTSGGCQISIDDKTNKKRKKETIKENSNSKRQRKGTESAGEGSDEGNVRIEDKNSSPKQCSSKKNDQQNKDSSPSASSPSSPSLYAKNIIKKKGEVVVSWTRNDDREILLECQRKGPSSKTFLALATRLNKSPSQVSERFKQLMKLFKKSKCK; encoded by the exons ATGGCAGCAGATGAGGATGGACTGGGACTGTACGATATCCGCTACAGTGGTGAGAAGT CTGAAACTTCCCCCTTCAGGGAAGGAGATGAGAGCTCTGTGGATATTTATGATGGCTTGGACAGCAGTTTGTCGGTTTCTG ACAATTTTGCTCCCAATACTACACCATCTAGAAGCAGCTTAAATTTATTTGATGAGATATTAATTGAAGAAGGGACTGCAAAGAAAGCATCCTATGATGAG TTGCAGGCAGAATATGGAAAATGTCAGCAGCAAATTAAAGAGTTGATgaagaaatttaaagaaatacagGCACAG aatatcATTCTACAGAATGAGAACCAGGCTCTCAAAAAGAATATTTCAGCCCTTATCAAAACAGCAAGAGTGGAAATTAACCGTAAGGATGAAGAAATCAGTCATCTGCATCAAAG GCTGTCAGAATTTCCCAACCATCGAAGCGTTTTCACCAGAACATACCTTCCAGGAGCAACTAAAACAAAAGATTCCAAATTCAGACCTTCTGATTTTGGTGACAACATGAAGATGGAGCACAGAATGAAGAATGACTGTTCAAAAGATGCATACCACAGTTACTCATCTCACAACACGGACAGTGGGAAGTGTGGCTCTGAGAAAAGGAACACTCCACTTTTGCCAAGGTACCCTCCTGAGGAGCTCTGCAATGATGGTACTCACACGTGTGCACTGAGCTATGACCATACCTCCACCAAGgagagcagaaaggaaaggaaagaaaccaaaagcaatgagcagcacagcaggggaaGTGGCAGCAAATACAAAAGAGAAGTACATCAGAGCACTGGAAATGATGGGGACAGCGAGGAGGGGAATGTGGATCCTCAACAGAAGCTGAAAACCCTCTCAGAGAAGGCTAGTAAAAATGAATTGCAACAAAAAAGTCAGAGCACAAAACTCAAATGCAGTCCAAGTGTGGAAAGAAGAGTAGAAAGGGGTGTTTCTTCCTGGGAGAAACAGACAGCTGGTAAAGACAGATTTCAAGCAAGAGGTGAATTGTATGCTGATGAGAGATCacaaaatgtattaaaaaaggACAATAAAACACATGATAAAGGTGAAAAACATGCTGGCCAAAAAAATAAACCGAATGAGAAGCTGCAAGAACAAGCAAGGAGGCCCAGCAGGGGAAGCAGTCCACACTCCAAGAATGACCATTCAAAGAGTCTTCATGAATCACATAAATGTCGTGCAGAAGAGTCTAGAAAAGTAAAGCACACTGACTGCAAGAGAGACAGGGGCACAGATGATCATGGCTCTCGAGAAGGAAGGACTTCACCTTCTaattccagcagcagagagcataAATATGCACGCttgaaggaaagcagcagcagacatgAATGGGAAACAGCACATTCCAAATCAGAAAGACAcagaactgaggaaaaaaggaaaagggaaagagaggaTCAGGATGAAAATAGACATTTTAGAAACGAAAAAAAAGTCGCAAAAGAATTTTCTCACCAATCTGTAAAAGACTCCAAGAAAGGTACCCATGGTACAAAAAGTGAGAGAAACAAATCCTCTAAGCTGGAAGAAACATCCAGAGTAGCAGGCACCTTAAAAGATGATAAGGTACCCAAAACTAAAGGTAATCACACTGGGCAAAAAAACAAAGACTTAAAACTTAGCTTTATGGAAAAGCTAAATTTAACTCTTTCTCCTAATAAAAAGCAATGTCTCTCTGCAATGGATGGACTTAAAACACCTTCCCAAAAAGCCACTGATGAGGGAGGTGCAGAGCTCACACTGCAAGCAGAGCTCTTAGATTGTGCCCACCCTGTTGACTGTGGTCCCACAGGGCACAGTCATTCAGCACTACAGGTTCTGGacactgcagctcagagcagcatggAACCAGCACTGCCTGTTGCTGCCAGTTCTGGAAATGGAGCCTcgaaagcagcagcagatccagCACGGGCTGAAGCAGTGCCTGCAGTCACAGCTGATGAACCAAGCTCAGAAACCTTaccagaagaagaagaagggggTCAGGTACAGCCCCAAgccttgccagcagcagcaaaggtgCTGGTTCCTGATGAGATGGACTCTGAAACGCcttcagaagcagcagagaCTTGTGATCCAGCTGAATTGGAAGGCTCAgtaaaaacagcagcaatgaCAGGTCTGAAGCACCCTGAATGTTTGCccctggaggtgacagggaGTGTGGCAGAGTGTGAAGAGCTGCCTGTGACAGAGGGTGAGATGCAGGATGATTATGTACCAGCAGCACAAGTGGCAGGACCTGAACCTGCAAGTGCAAGTATGGGAGACCTTCTAGAGtcagcagagaagaaagaggaagataAAATATGGCTGGCTGCTGACACAGAAAGCTCTGCAGATCAAAGTGGCTCTCAAAATGCTGGCTTAGATGACTCAGAAGCCAGAAGTTCTGGTGACCTGGAGTCCTCTGACATTGCAGATGATAGCAGTGAAACAAAACCAGACTCTTTAATGGAAGTAGTGAGGGATGATGATCACCTGGCTGCAGAAAATGTTGACTATCCCATTGAGGAAAAGAGTATCTGTGAAGTTAATACAAGTACATCTCATTCACTGGACAGAACTAGGATAAGTGATAAGGAGGAACCACTAGTTGACCAGAATACTTGTGATCTGGGGCCAGACCTAGCTGATAACAGTACTGCAACAGCATCTTGTCTCAGTGGTGAGACGTGCCCTGTAACTAAAGAGAGAGTATTAATTAACCCAATTTCTGTTGATGATGACAGCTCAATCCTGAGCATTGATCTCAATCACTTGAGGTATATTCCAAAGGCAATCAGCCCACTGAACAGTCCAATACGTCCCCTGGCTAGAGCACTGAAGATGGAAAGTCCCTGCAAAGGCCTTGTGAAGACTTACAACAAAG atTTAATGCCTGAAAGTACTGTTGTCATCTGTCCCTCAAAGAACTTGTCAAAGGaagtaaacaaagaaaatcaaaagcCAGTGAGCATGTCTGATGAACACTTAGAGATGGAGTCTCGGCTGAGTATCTCTTCTGATGAAATAGAAGAAGGTGAAATCATAAGTAGTGATGAAGATAAAGAAAGATCTAAACCAGAGAGAGGCTCTGAAAATACTAAAAAGTCAAGACCGAAAGCTTCTTCTGAGGCACGAAATTTAACCAGCAGCCCACAGAATCAAAATAGCAAAACTGTGCACTGCAATGAAGATAATGGAAAATTTGTTTCTGTGCAAGTAAGCACACAGAAGAACAGAGAGAGGCATAAAAATCAGACCTTCAGATCTTCAAAGaatatgaagaaaaacaaaactgtgaGCATTGCTTGTCTTGAAAAAATAGTTCATGTTATTGTTGAACCTTCAAATATACAAGAAATCATGCAGATGCTCAGAGCTATACGAAAACAGATGAGGAAAAGTTATATGAAGTTCAAAGTACACTTCCCAGTTCAGCATtttcacagaattatagaatctGGGATCATAAATTTTACAGCATTAATAAGATACTTGAACTTTTCCAAGATGTGTGCATTAGGTGATACGTTAAAATTGAATATCTGTGATATTATAGAGTCAAAACTTAAACAAGTTAAAAAGAATGCAATAGTGGACCGTCTTTTTGACCAGCAAGTATCAGATATGAAAAAACAGTTGTGGAAATTTGTAGATGAACAGCTTGATTACTTATTTGAAAAGATAAGGAGAATTATAATAAAGCTATGTGATGTGGAAAATGAGAGCGAGGAAGGGAAGTTTGAAAGAGTCGGAAAGCAAAACCACAAGATCAGTCATAAAAATGATGTGGAGAGATCTAGAAAAAAGTCCCCGAAAGAGGGTTCTCATAAGCCTGAAgaatatatttcaaaacaatCTGTGGATTATGAACAATCTAACTGCCACCATGAGAAAAATAAGCCAGGTGCACCAAAAACTGCCCTTACAAAATGTCTTAATTCCATTGATAACACAAGAAATTCCCAAACAAAAGTTCACCTCTCTAAAGAGAATAATTTACAAAACACTCTTACTCCACTGAAGGGTGTTAAATATGAGAAGGAAGGTCTCCAGCTGTCCAGAGATGCTAACAAGTCTGAACTTAGTTATGAGCTTCTCACAGAACAACAAGCATCCAGTCTTACATTTAATCTAGTAAGTGATGCTCAAATGGGTGAAATTTTCAAAAGCTTATTACAGGGTTCTGATCTGTTGGAAAAAAATGGTGGCAGTATCAACAGAAATGACTCTGAATTCAGGACTccagaaaaacagtttttagACAGTCATAAATACAGGGATAATACTGCTGAACTAGAGCAAGACATCAGTGCAAAGGAGGCATGCATGGATTGCAAACTGGATGAGGATATTAGTTGGACTATTGTTTCACCTGTAAGAGCTCCCTCACTGGCATCTAGGTCTCAGATGCCTGTTGATCCAGATGTGCTGGATGAGAGCTGTATGTTTGAGGTTTCCACAAACTCAGCTTCGTGCAAAGAAGATGAATGCAATTTACAGAAGAATAAGTCTTGTATTTCTTCTATCCTCCTTGAAGATTTGGCTGTTTCCTTAACCATTCCATCGCCTTTGAAATCTGAtgctcacctcagcttcctAAAACCTGAGAATAattccagctcagctccagaggGTGTTGTTAGTGCACATTACAGCGAAGATGCACTTCTTGGAGAGGAGGATGCCACTGAACAAGACATTCATTTGGCTTTAGAATCTGATAACTCAAGCAGTAAATCAAGTTGTTCCTCATCGTGGACAAGTCGGCCTGTTGCTCCCGGTTTCCAGTGTCGCCCCAGCCTCCCGATGCAAGCAGTGATCATGGAGAAATCCAATGATCATTTCATAGTAAAGATCCGAAGGGCAGTGCCATCTGCCTCACCAGCCTCTGAGCAGATGACTCCAGTGAAGGAGGCACAGGCATCCTCAGCCAGgactggaaaaggagaaatgagaacggggggaaaagaaaaggacagCCAGAGTGCCACCGTGAAAGGAACTGTCAAACCAGATGTGGTTAACATGGATCACTTGCCTCATGTCAGCACTGAACAAGAACAGAATTCTGCCTTAGCTCAGCCTCTGAAGGAGTCACACAGTAGTgttgaaaaagaagaaactaCTGGCTTGCTTGTAACCTCTAGAAAATCTTCAGACAAAGAGAGCCATGACACTGAAAGCCCAGATAaaggctctgagcaatctgagGCACAGAAATTGCAAGTATCTGAAAACATAAATGAAATGCATGTTAGATCTCAGGATTCTTTTCCTGCTGGATGCAGTAAGAAGTCATGCATAACAGATGGTATTGTTGGTGGAGCTTCATGTCATACAGTGGAATCCAGAGCAGATAACAGGACTCAGGAAACTTCAACAGGAAACTCAGAAGTCAGTGATAAaaaggaagagctggaagagTGCTTGGATTCATCTGCAGACCTAACAGAAGAGCTTTCTGATGAGACTGTAGCAGGTGAATGTGATCTTGAAACAAAACCCTGTTCGAAGACTAGTGGAGGGTGTCAGATAAGTATAGATGATAAAACTAataagaagaggaaaaaagagactaTCAAAGAGAATTCCAATTCAAAAAGGCAACGAAAAGGAACTGAATCAGCAGGTGAGGGGAGTGATGAAGGTAATGTCAGGATTGAAGATAAAAATTCATCACCCAAGCAATGTTCCAGTAAGAAGAATGACCAGCAGAATAAAGACTCTTCTCCCTCGGCTTCATCTCCATCCTCACCTAGCCTCTATGCCAAAAACATCATTAAAAAGAAGGGAGAAGTAGTAGTTTCCTGGACAAG AAATGATGACAGAGAAATTTTACTGGAATGTCAGAGAAAAGGACCATCAAGCAAAACCTTTCTTGCCTTGGCCACTAGGCTGAACAAAAGCCCAAGTCAG GTTTCAGAAAGATTCAAGCAGTTAATGAAGCtgttcaagaaatccaagtgCAAGTAG